A window of Mucilaginibacter paludis DSM 18603 contains these coding sequences:
- the uvrB gene encoding excinuclease ABC subunit UvrB — protein sequence MDFKITSQYKPTGDQPEAIRQLVQGINNGDNYQTLLGVTGSGKTFTVANIIEQTQKPTLILSHNKTLAAQLYGEFKQFFPENSVNYFVSYYDYYQPEAFIPSSNTYIEKDLQINEEIEKLRIRTTSSLMSGRRDIIVVSSISCIYGMGNPEDFANSVFKFAVGTRVSRNAFLHRLVEILYARTTADFRRGNFRVKGDIVDIWPANMDYAYRVSFFGDDIEELSTFDPTTGKTIEKMQNMVVYPANLYVAPRERFQQSVWEIQEELETRKKQFIDDGRFLEAKRLEERVNYDLEMIRELGYCSGIENYSRFFDGRKPGARPFCLLDYFPDDYLMVIDESHVTVPQIRAMYGGDRSRKISLVEYGFRLPAALDNRPLNFQEFERLAPQTVYVSATPGDFELEKSGGVVVEQVIRPTGLLDPVIEVRPVINQVDDLLDEVDKTIKLGDRILVTTLTKRMAEELAKYMDKLGIKCRYIHSEVKTLQRVEILRGLRLGEFDVLIGINLLREGLDLPEVSLVAILDADKEGFLRSERSLIQTIGRAARNDRGRVIMYADKITDSMRITMDETNRRRDIQIAYNLEHGITPITVGKSREAIIEQTSVVDFKGGVQYAYVENTAATLAADPIVQYMSKPELKKSIENTKKEMLAAAKGMDFLLAAKLRDEMFALEKMMEEKFS from the coding sequence ATGGATTTTAAGATCACATCTCAATATAAACCTACCGGCGACCAACCAGAAGCGATCAGGCAACTGGTACAGGGGATCAATAATGGCGATAATTACCAAACGCTGTTGGGTGTTACCGGATCGGGCAAAACATTTACCGTTGCCAACATTATTGAGCAAACTCAAAAGCCAACGCTCATTTTAAGCCATAACAAAACGCTTGCCGCGCAGTTGTATGGCGAGTTTAAGCAGTTCTTTCCCGAAAATTCGGTTAATTATTTCGTTTCTTATTACGATTATTATCAGCCTGAGGCTTTTATCCCCTCTTCAAATACTTATATAGAAAAGGATTTACAGATTAACGAGGAGATTGAAAAACTCCGGATCAGGACAACCTCGTCATTAATGTCGGGCCGGAGAGATATCATTGTGGTATCATCCATTTCGTGCATTTACGGTATGGGTAACCCCGAAGATTTTGCCAACTCGGTTTTCAAATTTGCTGTAGGTACACGTGTTAGCCGTAACGCGTTTTTACACCGCCTGGTTGAAATTTTATATGCACGCACCACCGCCGATTTCAGGCGGGGTAACTTTAGGGTAAAAGGCGATATTGTAGATATCTGGCCCGCCAACATGGACTACGCCTACCGGGTTTCTTTTTTTGGCGATGATATTGAAGAGCTGAGCACCTTTGACCCAACAACCGGAAAAACCATCGAGAAAATGCAGAATATGGTGGTTTACCCCGCCAATCTGTATGTGGCCCCTCGCGAGCGGTTCCAGCAATCGGTATGGGAGATCCAGGAAGAGCTGGAAACCCGTAAAAAGCAATTTATTGATGATGGGCGCTTTTTAGAGGCCAAACGGTTAGAAGAAAGGGTTAACTACGACCTGGAAATGATCCGCGAACTGGGTTATTGCTCCGGTATTGAAAACTATTCGCGCTTTTTTGATGGACGGAAGCCCGGCGCACGCCCCTTTTGCCTGCTGGATTACTTCCCCGACGATTATTTGATGGTGATTGACGAGAGCCACGTTACCGTTCCGCAAATCAGGGCGATGTACGGCGGCGACAGGTCGCGCAAAATATCGCTGGTAGAATATGGTTTCCGTTTGCCTGCTGCTTTGGATAATCGCCCCCTCAACTTTCAGGAATTTGAAAGGCTGGCGCCGCAAACCGTATACGTAAGTGCCACCCCAGGCGATTTTGAGCTGGAAAAATCGGGCGGCGTGGTAGTAGAACAGGTGATAAGGCCAACAGGCCTGCTGGACCCGGTGATTGAGGTACGCCCGGTGATTAACCAGGTAGATGATTTACTGGATGAGGTTGATAAAACCATTAAGTTAGGCGACCGCATCCTGGTAACCACCCTAACCAAGCGCATGGCCGAAGAACTGGCCAAATACATGGATAAGTTGGGTATTAAGTGCCGCTACATCCACTCGGAAGTAAAAACCCTGCAACGGGTTGAAATATTGCGCGGCCTGCGCTTAGGCGAGTTTGATGTGCTGATAGGCATCAACCTGTTAAGGGAAGGGCTTGATTTACCGGAGGTATCCTTAGTGGCTATTTTAGATGCTGATAAAGAAGGTTTCCTGCGGTCAGAGCGATCGCTTATCCAAACCATTGGCCGCGCGGCCCGTAACGACAGGGGGCGCGTAATTATGTATGCCGATAAAATTACTGATTCGATGCGCATAACAATGGACGAAACCAACCGCAGGCGCGATATCCAGATTGCCTATAACCTGGAACATGGCATTACGCCGATAACGGTAGGCAAATCGCGCGAGGCCATTATAGAGCAAACATCCGTGGTTGATTTTAAGGGCGGCGTACAATATGCTTATGTGG
- the ppnP gene encoding pyrimidine/purine nucleoside phosphorylase: MSITETSQVAHNSYFDGKVQSLGLETDKGKATVGVMKPGQYTFGTASPELMVIISGELNVKLPGAEWKAYHSQETFAIAANQSFDVSCNQDVSYLCYYG; this comes from the coding sequence ATGAGTATAACAGAAACCAGCCAGGTTGCGCACAATAGTTATTTTGACGGAAAAGTTCAAAGCCTGGGCCTTGAAACCGATAAAGGAAAAGCTACCGTTGGCGTAATGAAGCCCGGCCAGTACACCTTTGGCACCGCATCCCCCGAGTTAATGGTTATTATTTCGGGAGAGTTAAATGTAAAGTTGCCCGGCGCCGAATGGAAGGCTTACCATTCGCAAGAAACATTTGCCATAGCCGCCAATCAATCTTTCGATGTAAGCTGCAATCAGGATGTATCCTATCTTTGTTATTACGGGTAA
- the ltrA gene encoding group II intron reverse transcriptase/maturase, whose product MVTNHKKVEAEGKQGELFKRRRREIPDAERVETLRGKLYQKAKQERKYKFYVLYDKLFIPYMLRAAWKQVKANDGVAGIDGIRISDVERGGVETYLHTLGEELRKQTYRPEAVKRVMIPKANGGERPLGIPTVKDRIAQTVCKMILEPIFEADFKEVSHGFRPGRSSKDAMTAIKGHLQAGKTEVFDADLSKYFDTIPHDKLLKTLKERISDPRILRLISMWLKVPVFEDGQFKGGKKNEFGTPQGGVISPLLSNIYLHLLDRIVTKPESIFSRMGVSIVRYADDFVLMGKVIPKEVLDRLKMILGKMGLTLNELKSKQIQSEQAPFSFLGHTIRYDKSLVSRNGRYWNISPSKKSEQRLRSGLSEYLKKHGHSPASEIVEELNSRIRGWLNYYIIKGVSYVQVSKRRLRNYLHEKLNRYYNRKSQRKCKLYRQRAFEALVQKKGLIDPTKYAF is encoded by the coding sequence ATGGTAACAAATCATAAGAAGGTCGAAGCAGAAGGGAAGCAGGGCGAGCTGTTTAAAAGACGGCGGCGTGAGATCCCGGATGCGGAAAGAGTAGAAACACTCCGGGGGAAACTATATCAGAAAGCCAAGCAGGAGCGGAAGTACAAGTTTTATGTGCTGTATGATAAGCTGTTCATACCGTATATGCTAAGGGCAGCGTGGAAACAGGTTAAAGCCAATGACGGCGTAGCCGGAATAGACGGAATCCGGATATCAGATGTAGAACGGGGAGGCGTAGAAACCTACCTGCACACACTGGGAGAAGAATTACGAAAGCAAACCTACCGTCCGGAAGCAGTAAAACGGGTGATGATCCCGAAGGCCAATGGCGGGGAACGGCCCTTAGGCATACCCACGGTAAAAGACAGGATAGCCCAGACGGTATGTAAAATGATCCTTGAGCCGATATTCGAAGCAGACTTTAAAGAAGTTTCGCACGGGTTCAGGCCTGGGCGGAGTTCAAAGGATGCGATGACAGCGATCAAGGGGCATTTGCAGGCAGGGAAGACGGAAGTATTTGATGCAGACTTAAGCAAGTATTTCGACACGATCCCGCATGATAAACTGCTAAAAACGCTCAAAGAGAGGATCAGCGATCCAAGGATACTAAGACTGATCAGCATGTGGCTGAAAGTGCCTGTATTTGAGGACGGACAGTTTAAGGGCGGGAAGAAAAATGAGTTTGGCACCCCACAAGGCGGCGTGATATCACCGTTGCTGTCTAATATCTATCTACATCTACTGGACCGGATAGTAACAAAACCGGAAAGTATATTTAGCAGGATGGGCGTATCGATAGTCAGATACGCGGACGATTTCGTACTGATGGGGAAGGTCATACCTAAGGAAGTACTTGACAGACTGAAAATGATACTGGGGAAGATGGGATTGACCTTGAATGAACTCAAGAGCAAACAAATCCAATCGGAACAGGCGCCTTTCAGCTTCCTGGGGCACACGATCCGGTACGACAAGAGCCTGGTGTCCAGAAATGGACGCTACTGGAATATATCTCCGAGCAAAAAATCAGAGCAGCGATTGCGGAGTGGGTTAAGTGAATATCTGAAAAAGCACGGTCATAGTCCGGCAAGTGAAATAGTAGAAGAGCTTAATAGTCGTATCCGGGGATGGCTGAACTACTATATCATAAAAGGAGTCAGCTACGTACAGGTGAGCAAACGTCGGTTACGAAATTATCTTCACGAAAAGCTCAATCGCTACTACAACCGCAAGAGCCAAAGAAAGTGTAAGCTTTACAGACAAAGAGCTTTTGAGGCCTTGGTTCAAAAGAAAGGACTAATAGACCCAACAAAATACGCTTTCTGA
- a CDS encoding Ada metal-binding domain-containing protein — MIAHQQLGNRPLQISRKLKMLIDAGMITLGGNRKLKIYGKLNCKSGKRMKAANRVFFSSEVEAVCAGYRPCGHCMKGEYRLWKAKA, encoded by the coding sequence ATGATAGCGCACCAGCAATTAGGCAATAGACCGCTCCAGATTAGCCGTAAGTTGAAGATGTTGATTGATGCAGGGATGATAACTTTAGGCGGAAACCGGAAGTTGAAAATATACGGTAAATTGAACTGCAAATCGGGCAAGCGGATGAAAGCGGCAAACCGGGTATTCTTTTCGTCGGAGGTGGAAGCTGTGTGCGCAGGCTACCGGCCTTGCGGGCATTGTATGAAAGGTGAATACCGGTTATGGAAAGCCAAAGCTTAA
- a CDS encoding 2OG-Fe(II) oxygenase, producing the protein METITERIEKCDWEAIYQQMNNSGYAVMPQILSDAECDDLVRKYDQKELFRKTVVMERYRFGLGEYKYLSYPLPGMIQSIRETVYSQLAPLANNWMKVLNMEAVFPDQFAELQALCRAQGQNKPTVLLLKYGEGGHNTLHQDLYGDLFFPIQLVLFLNEPGKDYTGGEFVLTQQTPRAQTKAMVLKPAKGDLLLFTTNFRPIKGARGYYRLNMKHGVSEVHSGIRHTLGIIFHDALT; encoded by the coding sequence ATGGAAACAATAACTGAACGGATTGAAAAATGCGATTGGGAAGCTATATACCAGCAGATGAACAATAGTGGCTATGCGGTAATGCCACAGATATTAAGCGATGCGGAATGTGATGACCTGGTACGCAAATATGACCAGAAGGAGCTGTTCCGTAAAACAGTAGTGATGGAACGATACCGCTTTGGCTTGGGCGAATACAAATATTTAAGCTATCCCTTGCCGGGGATGATTCAAAGCATCCGCGAAACCGTTTATTCGCAACTGGCACCCCTGGCAAATAATTGGATGAAAGTGTTGAATATGGAGGCTGTTTTTCCTGATCAATTTGCAGAACTACAAGCGCTTTGCCGCGCTCAGGGGCAAAACAAACCCACCGTATTGTTATTGAAATACGGCGAGGGCGGCCACAATACCCTGCACCAGGACTTATATGGCGATCTGTTTTTCCCTATCCAACTGGTGTTGTTTTTAAACGAGCCGGGCAAGGATTATACCGGCGGCGAATTTGTATTAACGCAGCAAACACCGCGTGCGCAAACCAAGGCAATGGTATTGAAGCCGGCAAAAGGTGATCTACTGTTGTTCACTACCAATTTTAGGCCGATTAAAGGCGCTCGCGGATATTACCGGCTGAATATGAAGCACGGCGTAAGCGAAGTGCATAGCGGGATAAGACATACTTTAGGTATTATTTTTCACGATGCTTTAACGTAA
- a CDS encoding bifunctional helix-turn-helix domain-containing protein/methylated-DNA--[protein]-cysteine S-methyltransferase: METQNLTDYSRIAQAIDYIKINFKKQPALDDVAEKVHLSPFHFQRMFKDWAGVSPKKFLQYLSVEYAKNILKDKQSTLFDAAFETGLSGTSRLHDLFMNIEGMTPGEYKNGGEQLSINYSFAESPFGNLIVASTAKGICYMAFADDEQTAFNHLQQQFPNAQYHQVVDMMQQNALYIFTRDWSQLNQIKLHLKGTPFQLKVWETLLKIPVGNLSTYSAIAQSIDNLGASRAVGSAVGANPVAFLIPCHRIIRSTGEFGQYHWGSTRKAAMIGWEAAQINPEI; the protein is encoded by the coding sequence ATGGAAACGCAAAACTTAACCGACTATAGCCGGATTGCCCAGGCAATTGACTATATCAAAATCAACTTTAAAAAACAGCCAGCTTTAGACGATGTTGCCGAGAAGGTGCATCTCAGTCCCTTCCATTTTCAGCGGATGTTTAAAGACTGGGCGGGAGTGAGCCCTAAAAAGTTTCTGCAATACCTGAGTGTTGAATACGCCAAAAACATCTTGAAAGATAAGCAATCAACCTTGTTTGATGCTGCCTTTGAAACAGGCCTCTCCGGCACCAGCCGCCTGCACGATCTGTTTATGAACATCGAGGGGATGACGCCCGGCGAATATAAAAACGGCGGCGAGCAGCTATCCATCAATTACAGCTTTGCCGAGAGCCCATTTGGTAATTTGATTGTGGCATCAACCGCTAAAGGCATTTGTTATATGGCTTTCGCCGATGATGAGCAAACCGCTTTCAACCATTTACAGCAGCAGTTCCCCAATGCGCAATACCACCAGGTGGTTGATATGATGCAACAGAACGCGCTGTACATTTTCACCCGCGACTGGAGCCAACTGAACCAGATTAAGCTCCACTTAAAAGGTACGCCGTTCCAGTTAAAGGTATGGGAAACCTTGTTGAAAATCCCGGTGGGTAATTTATCTACCTACTCGGCCATCGCACAATCTATAGATAACCTGGGCGCTTCAAGGGCGGTAGGCTCGGCAGTTGGCGCCAACCCGGTCGCCTTTTTAATTCCCTGTCACCGCATTATCCGGTCCACAGGCGAGTTTGGCCAATACCATTGGGGTAGCACACGCAAAGCGGCCATGATAGGCTGGGAAGCGGCTCAGATCAATCCGGAAATTTAA
- a CDS encoding M20/M25/M40 family metallo-hydrolase, producing MMKQYIAAFALIVASAQLQAQNVNKYIQQSDVERIIKTLSADDMEGRATFTPGIEKAAKFIEAEFKQAGLVPLRGNKGFRQNFSLTRIKPTKTMVSINGKVMPADSAFTVSGLPVLNWTNNSDVQIVKVSADKNFEIEYRTYLRTGKKMLVLVDPHFSAAFNRLNERIKSGVISQQVNKERAIVFVQGDFSEVKSFSVAYTGTAEEFPLFNIAGMIPGRSKKAKAEYVIFGGHYDHLGILKPMQGDSIANGADDDASGTTAVISLAKYYKKLKNNSRTLIFVAFTAEEIGEYGSAYFAKQVNADKVVAMFNIEMIGKASKFGVNSAFITGFERSDFGKILQRNLAGTPFKFYPDPYPEQNLFYRSDNASLAKLGVPAHTISTDQIDTDQLYHTVKDEFSTLDVGNITSTIRAIALSSRSIVSGKDTPKRVGKLEQ from the coding sequence ATGATGAAACAATATATAGCAGCTTTTGCCTTAATAGTAGCCTCGGCACAGCTTCAGGCCCAAAATGTAAATAAATATATTCAGCAAAGCGATGTAGAACGCATCATCAAAACCTTGTCGGCTGATGATATGGAAGGCCGGGCAACCTTTACACCAGGTATTGAAAAAGCTGCTAAATTTATTGAGGCAGAATTTAAGCAAGCCGGCCTTGTTCCATTGCGGGGTAATAAAGGTTTCAGGCAAAACTTCAGCTTAACACGGATTAAGCCAACCAAAACTATGGTTAGCATCAACGGAAAAGTTATGCCTGCCGATAGTGCCTTTACCGTATCGGGTTTGCCCGTATTAAACTGGACCAATAACAGCGATGTACAAATTGTAAAAGTAAGCGCCGATAAAAATTTCGAGATCGAATATCGTACCTACCTCAGAACGGGAAAAAAAATGCTGGTACTGGTTGATCCGCATTTTTCGGCTGCTTTTAATCGCCTCAATGAGCGGATTAAAAGCGGCGTTATCAGCCAGCAGGTTAATAAGGAGCGGGCCATCGTATTTGTACAGGGCGATTTTAGTGAAGTCAAGTCATTCTCGGTAGCTTATACCGGCACAGCGGAAGAATTCCCTTTGTTCAATATCGCGGGCATGATTCCCGGTAGATCTAAAAAAGCGAAAGCAGAGTATGTGATATTTGGCGGACACTATGATCACCTGGGAATTTTAAAGCCTATGCAAGGTGATAGCATTGCCAACGGCGCCGATGACGACGCCTCGGGCACAACGGCGGTAATCAGCCTGGCCAAGTACTACAAAAAACTAAAAAACAACAGTCGTACACTGATATTTGTAGCCTTTACCGCCGAAGAAATTGGGGAATACGGCTCGGCTTATTTTGCCAAACAGGTAAATGCCGATAAGGTAGTAGCGATGTTTAATATCGAGATGATTGGCAAGGCATCTAAATTTGGGGTGAACTCCGCGTTTATTACCGGGTTTGAACGATCTGATTTTGGCAAGATACTACAACGTAACCTGGCAGGCACACCATTTAAATTTTATCCCGACCCATACCCGGAACAAAACCTGTTTTACCGCAGCGATAACGCATCCCTGGCTAAATTAGGCGTACCGGCACATACCATATCAACCGACCAGATAGACACCGATCAACTTTATCATACCGTAAAAGATGAATTTTCAACTTTGGATGTCGGTAACATTACCTCCACCATCCGCGCTATAGCGTTGAGCTCGCGCAGCATAGTGAGTGGGAAGGATACGCCTAAACGGGTTGGTAAACTGGAGCAATAG
- a CDS encoding M61 family metallopeptidase translates to MKNIFLVFAAMLLASGSFAQKAIFYSISFPNANHHEAEIVMTIPEASTLPVKIRMSRSSAGRYATHEFGKNIYNLKAFNVDSSALTIKQLEGDLYEIPEHGPTVKISYTLYANYVDGTYSGIDASHAHLNMPATFIWAVGYEKRPLKFQFADLDQHGWKVATQLKHDGANVYSAPDMQYMMDSPTELSAFKETNWSVTNTDGKPETIRLSTHSDDAQPVVDNFGKMLQKVVLEEKAVYGELPAYDYGEYTFLQDVYPTDSGDGMEHRNSTCIVEAADKVEGNEVRMLSTFSHEYFHSWNVKRIRPKSLEPFNFEHANMSGELWFAEGFTQYYGELLLVRAGFHTPDEYARTMSGLINSVLNTPAAAKYSPVQMSNYAVFADAGVSIDPANKANIFTSYYYYGGATALALDLRLRSEFKLTLDDYMRQVWLDYGKPYIPYTIADLQKSLAKVTNNKIFAADFFKRYILGIEKNNYVDLLNKAGYIMQKTAPGKPWMGAITAKLNNGNVIITGNSIIGTPIYKAGIDVGDILKKMDGKAVDGSEPLASYLEGKKPGDKIVISYQNRTGNHQATITLEENPQMEVVSAEKAGQALTAEQETFRKNWLSSKVK, encoded by the coding sequence ATGAAAAATATTTTCTTAGTCTTCGCGGCCATGCTGCTCGCTTCAGGCAGCTTTGCTCAAAAGGCCATATTTTACTCCATTTCTTTTCCAAACGCTAATCATCACGAGGCCGAGATCGTCATGACGATTCCCGAAGCCTCCACTTTGCCAGTCAAGATCCGTATGAGCCGTTCATCCGCAGGGCGCTATGCTACTCACGAGTTCGGTAAAAACATTTATAACCTCAAAGCTTTTAATGTGGATAGCTCCGCCTTAACCATTAAACAACTGGAGGGCGACCTGTACGAAATTCCGGAACACGGGCCAACCGTTAAAATCAGCTATACCCTGTATGCCAATTATGTGGATGGTACTTATTCGGGTATTGATGCCAGTCACGCCCATTTAAATATGCCGGCCACCTTTATCTGGGCGGTTGGGTATGAAAAACGTCCGCTTAAGTTTCAGTTTGCCGATCTGGATCAGCATGGCTGGAAGGTGGCCACCCAGTTAAAGCACGACGGAGCCAATGTGTACAGCGCGCCGGATATGCAATACATGATGGATAGCCCCACTGAGCTTTCGGCATTTAAAGAAACCAACTGGAGCGTAACCAATACCGATGGCAAGCCCGAAACCATACGCCTGAGCACACACTCCGACGATGCGCAACCAGTGGTAGACAATTTTGGTAAAATGTTGCAAAAGGTGGTGCTCGAAGAGAAGGCTGTTTATGGTGAGTTACCCGCTTATGATTATGGCGAATATACTTTTTTACAGGATGTATATCCAACCGATTCTGGCGATGGTATGGAACATCGCAATTCAACCTGTATTGTAGAGGCTGCCGATAAGGTTGAAGGTAACGAGGTAAGGATGTTAAGCACCTTCTCTCACGAATACTTTCACAGTTGGAACGTTAAACGCATCCGCCCAAAATCATTGGAGCCCTTCAATTTTGAACATGCCAACATGAGCGGCGAACTTTGGTTTGCCGAAGGCTTTACACAATATTATGGCGAGTTATTGCTGGTTAGGGCGGGCTTCCATACGCCCGATGAATATGCCCGCACCATGTCGGGGTTGATAAACAGCGTTTTAAACACGCCTGCCGCTGCTAAATATTCCCCGGTACAAATGAGCAACTACGCTGTTTTTGCAGATGCTGGAGTCTCTATCGACCCCGCCAATAAAGCTAATATATTTACCAGCTATTATTATTATGGCGGTGCTACAGCCCTGGCACTCGATCTGCGCTTACGTAGCGAGTTTAAATTAACGCTCGACGATTACATGCGCCAGGTATGGCTTGACTATGGTAAGCCCTACATCCCGTATACCATTGCCGATCTGCAAAAATCATTAGCCAAGGTAACCAATAACAAAATTTTTGCCGCCGACTTCTTTAAGCGCTACATCCTGGGTATCGAAAAAAACAATTATGTGGATCTGCTAAACAAAGCCGGATATATCATGCAAAAAACAGCGCCTGGAAAACCATGGATGGGAGCAATAACCGCCAAATTGAATAACGGCAACGTAATTATTACCGGCAACTCCATCATCGGCACACCAATTTACAAGGCAGGTATAGATGTAGGCGATATTCTTAAAAAAATGGACGGTAAAGCAGTAGATGGCTCAGAACCGCTGGCCAGCTATCTGGAAGGGAAAAAGCCGGGTGATAAAATAGTAATCAGCTATCAGAATCGTACTGGCAACCACCAGGCAACCATTACTTTAGAAGAAAACCCACAGATGGAAGTAGTAAGCGCCGAAAAGGCCGGGCAAGCCTTAACCGCCGAGCAGGAAACGTTCCGCAAAAACTGGCTGTCTTCTAAAGTTAAATAA
- the gmd gene encoding GDP-mannose 4,6-dehydratase — MKKALITGITGQDGAYLAEFLLNKGYEVHGLKRRSSLINTERIDHLYHDQHVAGLNFKLHYGDLTDSTNLIRLIQEIQPDEIYNLAAMSHVKVSFDMPEYTANADGIGVLRILEAIRLLNLTAKTKIYQASTSELYGLVQAVPQSETTPFYPRSPYAVAKLYGYWIIVNYREAYNLFACNGILFNHESPLRGETFVTRKITRATAKIGFGVQDCLYLGNLSARRDWGHAKDYVEAMWLMLQQEQPEDFVIATGITTTVRDFVRMCFFEIGIEIEFSGRDASEKGVVIDMDEDKLISLGLKPDTLRFGQTVVRVDPRYYRPTEVDLLVGDPAKAKQQLNWHPQYDLDELVTDMMASDLQLVKKDEFLKAGGFTTHNYFE; from the coding sequence ATGAAGAAAGCATTAATTACAGGCATTACCGGCCAGGACGGCGCCTACTTAGCCGAATTTCTGTTAAACAAAGGTTATGAAGTACACGGCCTGAAGCGCCGGTCGTCATTGATCAATACCGAAAGAATAGATCATCTATATCATGATCAGCATGTGGCAGGCCTGAACTTTAAACTCCATTACGGCGACCTTACCGATTCTACCAACCTGATTCGCCTGATCCAGGAAATTCAGCCCGACGAGATTTATAACCTGGCTGCCATGAGCCATGTTAAGGTAAGCTTTGATATGCCAGAGTATACCGCTAATGCCGATGGCATTGGCGTACTAAGAATTTTAGAGGCGATTAGGTTATTGAACCTCACGGCGAAAACAAAAATTTACCAGGCCTCTACCTCCGAATTGTATGGCCTGGTTCAAGCTGTGCCACAAAGTGAAACCACGCCTTTTTATCCGCGCTCTCCTTATGCGGTAGCTAAACTATACGGTTACTGGATCATCGTTAACTATCGCGAGGCCTATAACTTGTTTGCCTGCAACGGCATTTTGTTTAACCACGAAAGCCCGCTGCGCGGCGAAACCTTTGTAACCCGTAAAATTACCAGGGCCACGGCAAAAATTGGATTTGGCGTACAGGATTGCCTTTACCTGGGTAACCTATCTGCCCGCCGCGATTGGGGCCATGCCAAAGATTATGTAGAGGCCATGTGGCTGATGCTGCAGCAAGAGCAACCCGAAGATTTTGTGATAGCTACCGGTATTACCACCACCGTACGCGATTTTGTACGGATGTGTTTTTTTGAGATTGGTATTGAAATTGAATTTAGCGGGAGGGACGCCAGCGAAAAAGGTGTGGTGATTGATATGGACGAAGATAAACTCATTTCACTCGGCCTTAAACCCGATACCTTACGCTTTGGGCAAACCGTGGTGAGGGTTGATCCGCGATATTACCGGCCAACCGAGGTTGACCTGCTGGTAGGCGACCCGGCAAAGGCGAAGCAACAATTAAACTGGCATCCCCAATACGATCTGGACGAATTGGTAACGGATATGATGGCTTCCGATTTGCAATTGGTTAAAAAAGACGAGTTTTTAAAAGCCGGTGGGTTTACAACGCATAATTATTTTGAATAA
- the rfbA gene encoding glucose-1-phosphate thymidylyltransferase RfbA translates to MKGIILAGGSGTRLHPLTLAVSKQLMPVYDKPMIYYPLSVLMLAGIKEILIISTPHDLPHFEKLLGDGFSLGCSFKYAVQAEPNGLAQAFVIGADFIGDDKVALILGDNIFYGDGLSHLLQHSNDPDGGLVFAYQVSDPERYGVVEFDKDNNALSIEEKPLEPKSDYAVPGLYFYDNSVVEIAKNIPMSARGEYEITDVNKVYLKNGKLKVGILSRGTAWLDTGTFASLMQAGQFVQVIEERQGMKIGCIEEVAYRMGFIDEAQLEKIAAPLVKSGYGQYLLKLLKKKKF, encoded by the coding sequence TTGAAAGGAATTATACTTGCCGGGGGATCGGGAACAAGGTTGCATCCCCTAACTTTAGCCGTTAGTAAGCAGTTGATGCCGGTTTACGATAAACCGATGATCTATTACCCGCTTTCTGTGTTGATGCTTGCCGGGATCAAAGAAATCCTGATCATTTCAACGCCTCATGATTTACCCCACTTTGAAAAATTATTGGGCGACGGATTCAGTCTGGGTTGCTCATTTAAATACGCTGTACAGGCGGAGCCTAACGGGTTGGCGCAGGCGTTTGTTATCGGTGCCGATTTTATTGGAGACGATAAGGTTGCTTTGATATTAGGCGATAATATTTTTTACGGTGACGGTCTTTCTCATCTGCTCCAACACAGTAATGACCCGGATGGCGGATTGGTTTTTGCTTACCAGGTTTCGGATCCGGAGCGTTATGGCGTAGTGGAATTTGATAAAGATAACAATGCCTTATCAATCGAAGAAAAGCCATTGGAACCAAAATCTGATTATGCAGTTCCAGGGTTATATTTTTATGATAACTCCGTTGTCGAGATAGCCAAAAATATCCCGATGTCTGCAAGGGGCGAGTACGAGATTACCGATGTTAACAAAGTCTATCTTAAAAACGGAAAATTAAAAGTTGGTATTTTAAGTCGTGGCACAGCCTGGTTAGATACCGGTACCTTTGCATCACTAATGCAGGCCGGGCAGTTTGTACAGGTAATTGAAGAGCGCCAGGGCATGAAGATTGGTTGTATTGAAGAGGTTGCCTATCGCATGGGCTTTATTGATGAAGCTCAACTGGAAAAAATTGCCGCTCCTTTGGTTAAAAGCGGATATGGCCAATATTTGTTAAAATTGTTAAAAAAGAAGAAATTTTAA